GCGGCGGTCGGCGAGGACGCGCTGTTCTTCCCGTTCCCGACGATCGACGGCTCGCCGCCCTCGGTCGTGGGCGGTGGTGACGTAGCGGTGGGCTTCACCGATGACGAGGCCACCCAGGCGCTGCTGTGCTACCTGGCGACAGCGGAAGCGGCCGAGATCTGGGCTGCCGAGGGCGGGTTCGCCTCGCCGAACCAGAACGTCGACACCTCGCTGTACCCCGACGAGGTCAGCCGGCAGCTCGCCGAGCAGCTCACCTCCGCCGAGGTGTTCCGCTTCGACCTGTCGGATTCGGTACCCAGCGAGTTCGGCGGCACCGTCGGCCAGGGCCTGTTCAAACTGTTCCAGGACTACCTAGCCGACCCGGCCTCGTTCGCGGACATCCAGCAGCAGATGGAGGACGCGGCCGCGGCGGCCTACGCCTGATCGCCTGAGGCAAGGAGCGGGTCGTGGCGGGAGCGGACACGCCGACGCGCACCGACGGTGCATCCCGGGCCGGCGTCGACTGGCGCCGGTTCGGGACCACCGCGATCTTCCTACTCCCCGCACTGTTCCTGCTCGGGGTGTGGGTCGTCTACCCCATCTTCTTCTCGGTCGTCCGCAGCCTCTACGGGGCGGGCGCCGACGCCGCGTTCATCGGGGTGGACAACTACAAGGAGATGTTCACCGACGACGTCACCCTGACGGCGCTGAAGAACAACATCATCTGGGTCCTCGTCGCCCCGAGCATCGTCACCGCGTTCGGGCTCGTCTTCGCGGTGCTCGCCGAGCGGGTGTCGTTCGAGCGAGCGTTCAAGATCATCATCTTCATGCCGATGGCGATCTCGTTCCTCGCGGTCGGTGTCATCTTCCGCCTCGTCTACCAGGACAACCCCGACGTCGGACTCGCCAACGCGGTCGTGACATCGGTCAGGGGCCTGTGGGAGTCCACGGGCCAGTACGCCGGTGCGGCGCCGTCGCAGGGCGGCGTCGAGTTGCAGAGCACCAGCGAGGGGGCGCTCGCCACCACCGAGACCGTGCCCGCGGGTTCGACGGTCGAACTCGGGCTGGCACGGCTGCGCCCCGACCGTGTCCCCGACGATGCGGTCGAAGCCGCCGCACCTCCTGGCGCCGGCAACGACGTCATAACGGGCACGGTGTGGCTCGACTTCACGCGCGGGGGTGGTGGTGAAGCCGGCGTGATCGATCCCACCGAGCTGGCGTTGCCGGGTACGACCGTCGAAGCCGTGAGCGAGGGCCGCGTCGTCGCCACGGCCGACACCGACGAGGCCGGCAACTTCACCCTCAGCGGGCTCGACCCGGGGGCCGATTACACGGTCCGCCTCGCCGCGTCCAACTTCCGTGCCGGCGCCGCGGGGTACACCTGGCTCGGTCCGACCCTGGTGACGCCGGCGATCATCGCCGCTTTCGTGTGGATGTGGGCCGGCTTCGCGATGGTGCTCATCAGCGCGGGACTGGCAGCCATCCCCCGGGAGACGCTGGAATCGGCGCGCGTCGACGGCGCCAACGAGTGGCAGGTCTTCCGACGGATCATGGTGCCCCAGCTCTGGCCCGTGCTGACGGTCGTCCTGGTCACGCTGATGATCAACGTGCTGAAGATCTTCGACCTCGTGCTCGTCATCGCGCCGGGGTCGGTGCAGGACGAGGCCACCGTGCTGGCACTCCAGATGTGGCGTGAGGCGTTCCAGGTGGGCGACCGCGGCTTCGGCAGCGCGATGGCGATCTTCCTGCTGCTCCTGGTGATCCCCGCGATGCTGTTCAACCTGCGCCGCTTCCGGTTGGAGGAGGGATGATGGAGAGGGTGAGCTGATGTCGGCCACGACGATGACCGGACGACCCGCGTCGACCTCCTCGAGGTTGGTCGAGTTCCTCCAGCGCGGCGCGGTATCGACGGTCCTGATCGCCATCGGCATCTTCTGGCTGGTGCCGACGCTGGGACTCTTCGTCGCGTCGTTCCGGACCGAGGCGGCCAACGCGGACACCGGGTGGTGGACCATCTTCACCGCACCGGCGCAGCTCACCGCCGACGCCTACCGCAGCATCCTCGACAACCCCGCCATCATCGATTCGTTCCTCAACACGGCCTACATCACGGTCCCCACCACGGTCCTCGTGGTCATCCTCGCGGCGCTGGCCGCGTACGCGTTCACGTTCGTCGAGTTCAAGCTCCGCGATCCGCTCTTCCTGGTGGTCGTGGGCCTGCTGGTGGTGCCGCTGCAGATCGCCCTGATCCCGATCGCGCAGCTATACAGCAACGTCGGCCTGTTCGGCACCATCACCGGAGTGGTGCTGTTCCACGTGGGCTTCGGGCTGCCCTTCGCGATCTTCCTGCTGCGCAACTTCTTCAGCGGCATCCCCCGTGAACTGCTCGAGGCCGCGCGGCTGGACGGCGCTACCGAGATCCGGCTGTTCTTCCGCGTCGTGCTGCCGCTGGGGCTGCCGGCGATCGCGGCGCTGACCATCTTCCAGTTCCTGTGGACGTGGAACGACCTGCTCGTGGCCCTGGTGTTCGCCGGCTCGGACGCCGCCCCGCTCACGGTGTTCATCCAGCAGCAGACACGGCAGTTCGGCTCGAACATCAACATCATCGCGCCGGCCGCGTTCCTGTCGATGACCGTGCCGCTGATCGTGTTCTTCGCGTTCCAGCGCTACTTCGTGCAGGGCCTGCTGGCCGGCTCCCAGAAGTGATGAGGCACCGCTGGCTGCTCATCGCAGCTGCGGTCGTCGTCACAGGCGTCGCGTCGGTCTGGGCCGCCCAAGGTGGCACCGACCCGCTCGTGCTGTCCGCTGGCACGCACGGTCCGCTCACCTTGGACACGTCCGGCCAGGTCGTCCGAGCCGAGGACGGGGCGCTCCTGCGCGGGCCCGTGATCGTGGCTGCTGATGACGTGAGGCTCGAGGGTCTGTCGATCATCGGTGGCGACACCGGCGTGCTCGT
The nucleotide sequence above comes from Actinomycetota bacterium. Encoded proteins:
- a CDS encoding carbohydrate ABC transporter permease; its protein translation is MSATTMTGRPASTSSRLVEFLQRGAVSTVLIAIGIFWLVPTLGLFVASFRTEAANADTGWWTIFTAPAQLTADAYRSILDNPAIIDSFLNTAYITVPTTVLVVILAALAAYAFTFVEFKLRDPLFLVVVGLLVVPLQIALIPIAQLYSNVGLFGTITGVVLFHVGFGLPFAIFLLRNFFSGIPRELLEAARLDGATEIRLFFRVVLPLGLPAIAALTIFQFLWTWNDLLVALVFAGSDAAPLTVFIQQQTRQFGSNINIIAPAAFLSMTVPLIVFFAFQRYFVQGLLAGSQK
- a CDS encoding ABC transporter permease subunit: MFLLPALFLLGVWVVYPIFFSVVRSLYGAGADAAFIGVDNYKEMFTDDVTLTALKNNIIWVLVAPSIVTAFGLVFAVLAERVSFERAFKIIIFMPMAISFLAVGVIFRLVYQDNPDVGLANAVVTSVRGLWESTGQYAGAAPSQGGVELQSTSEGALATTETVPAGSTVELGLARLRPDRVPDDAVEAAAPPGAGNDVITGTVWLDFTRGGGGEAGVIDPTELALPGTTVEAVSEGRVVATADTDEAGNFTLSGLDPGADYTVRLAASNFRAGAAGYTWLGPTLVTPAIIAAFVWMWAGFAMVLISAGLAAIPRETLESARVDGANEWQVFRRIMVPQLWPVLTVVLVTLMINVLKIFDLVLVIAPGSVQDEATVLALQMWREAFQVGDRGFGSAMAIFLLLLVIPAMLFNLRRFRLEEG